Proteins encoded by one window of Azoarcus sp. PA01:
- a CDS encoding flagellar protein FlaG: protein MAVEPIGAAASGATAVNARPAAPVTPAAPVVESQATLLTGIKAVQPAEPVPAIDDVRDAVRKIEDVVSPAAQDLRFSIDDETGITVVKLIDTETQTVLRQIPTEEVMEISKALDKLQGLLVRNKV, encoded by the coding sequence ATGGCAGTAGAGCCGATCGGCGCCGCGGCGAGCGGCGCGACAGCGGTGAACGCGCGCCCCGCCGCGCCCGTCACCCCCGCCGCACCCGTCGTGGAATCCCAGGCCACGCTCCTCACCGGCATCAAGGCGGTCCAGCCCGCCGAACCCGTCCCCGCGATCGACGACGTGCGCGACGCCGTCCGGAAAATCGAAGACGTCGTCTCGCCGGCGGCGCAGGACTTGCGCTTTTCGATCGATGACGAGACCGGCATCACCGTCGTGAAGCTCATCGATACCGAAACCCAGACCGTACTGCGCCAGATACCGACCGAGGAAGTGATGGAAATCTCGAAGGCGCTGGACAAGCTGCAAGGCCTGCTGGTCAGGAACAAGGTCTGA
- the fliD gene encoding flagellar filament capping protein FliD: MSISSPGVGSGLDVKTLVSQLMAFERAPVTLLDKKEASFQAKLSSFGSLKSSLASLQTAAKALSTPEKFSPMKASVADATTLSASAGATAVAGSYEVEVKSLAQSQKLMMSAAAGGGTEGYAATNTVVGTGTITIDFGTYTAPEAPATTPGFTVNSDKPNTKTIVIGSGNNTLAGIRDAINAANAGVSASIINDGSTTGFRLSLTSTDSGARNAMRISVADATGDLAQLNYDPSSLDAGATRLAENVVAKDAVIKVDNVTITKQSNTITDAIQGVTLNLSKTMPEGTTTKITLTRDTSNVKAAVEGFVKAYNDTNKAIRDATAYDATAGKAAVLAGDSTVRSIQDQLRGLFSTPLAGAPAGMTMLSDVGITFQKDGSLAIDEAKFGKALADPAKDLGKLFSSSGGIKGYAWQVDVVAGKILSPVGTLANRTGNINESIKNLGTRRDAINTRLVGVEQRYRDQFAALDSLVASMTTTSTFLAQQLANLPKIT; the protein is encoded by the coding sequence ATGTCAATCTCATCGCCCGGCGTGGGTTCGGGTCTGGATGTCAAGACGCTGGTGAGCCAGCTGATGGCGTTCGAGCGCGCGCCGGTCACGTTGCTCGACAAGAAGGAAGCGAGCTTTCAGGCGAAGCTGTCTTCGTTCGGCAGCCTCAAAAGCTCGCTCGCGTCGCTGCAGACCGCCGCCAAGGCGCTCAGCACGCCGGAGAAGTTTTCGCCGATGAAAGCCAGCGTCGCCGATGCGACGACGCTGTCGGCCAGCGCCGGGGCGACGGCGGTCGCGGGAAGTTACGAAGTCGAAGTCAAAAGCCTCGCGCAGTCGCAGAAGCTGATGATGTCCGCGGCGGCGGGAGGCGGCACCGAAGGCTACGCGGCGACGAACACGGTCGTGGGCACCGGGACGATCACGATCGACTTCGGCACGTACACCGCGCCCGAAGCTCCGGCAACGACGCCCGGCTTCACCGTGAACTCCGACAAGCCCAATACCAAAACCATTGTCATCGGTTCCGGCAACAACACGCTGGCCGGCATACGCGATGCGATCAATGCCGCGAATGCCGGCGTTTCGGCGTCGATCATCAACGATGGCTCGACGACCGGTTTTCGGCTGTCGCTGACTTCCACCGACAGTGGCGCGCGCAACGCGATGCGGATCAGCGTCGCCGACGCGACCGGCGATCTGGCGCAGTTGAACTACGACCCTTCGTCCCTCGATGCCGGCGCCACGCGGCTGGCCGAAAACGTCGTCGCCAAGGATGCCGTCATCAAGGTCGATAACGTCACGATCACGAAGCAAAGCAACACGATCACCGACGCGATCCAGGGCGTAACGCTGAACCTGTCGAAGACGATGCCCGAAGGCACGACGACGAAAATCACGCTGACGCGCGACACCAGCAACGTCAAAGCCGCCGTCGAAGGTTTCGTCAAAGCCTACAACGACACCAACAAGGCCATCCGGGACGCCACCGCGTACGACGCGACCGCGGGAAAAGCCGCGGTGCTGGCCGGCGACAGCACGGTGCGCTCGATCCAGGACCAGTTGCGCGGCCTGTTTTCGACGCCGCTGGCGGGCGCCCCTGCCGGCATGACGATGCTGTCGGATGTGGGCATCACCTTCCAGAAGGACGGCTCGCTCGCGATCGACGAAGCCAAGTTCGGCAAGGCCCTTGCCGACCCGGCAAAGGACCTGGGCAAGCTCTTCTCCAGCAGCGGCGGCATCAAAGGCTATGCGTGGCAGGTCGACGTGGTGGCCGGCAAGATCCTCAGCCCGGTCGGCACGCTCGCCAATCGCACCGGCAACATTAATGAGTCGATCAAGAACCTCGGCACCCGCCGCGACGCGATCAATACGCGGCTCGTCGGCGTCGAACAACGCTATCGCGACCAGTTCGCAGCACTCGATTCCCTAGTCGCGAGCATGACCACGACCAGCACTTTCCTCGCCCAACAACTCGCCAACCTGCCAAAAATCACGTAG
- the fliS gene encoding flagellar export chaperone FliS: MFTSPRSGANAYARVGVETGVLTADPHKLIMMLFDGAILSIAAAAAAMEKKDIPGKGQAVSKAIDIILNGLKASLDAKAGGELADRLAALYDYMGERLLHANLNNSRAALDEVSGLLHTLREAWEGIAPGAEAAKANVMAPNAASNAASNTVAA, from the coding sequence ATGTTTACGTCACCCAGAAGCGGCGCCAACGCCTATGCACGAGTCGGCGTCGAAACCGGCGTGCTGACTGCCGATCCGCACAAGCTGATTATGATGCTGTTCGACGGCGCAATCCTGTCGATCGCCGCCGCCGCCGCCGCGATGGAGAAAAAGGACATCCCCGGCAAAGGGCAGGCCGTGTCAAAGGCGATCGACATCATCCTCAACGGCCTGAAAGCCAGCCTCGACGCGAAAGCCGGCGGCGAACTCGCGGACCGCCTCGCAGCGCTGTACGACTACATGGGCGAGCGCCTGCTCCACGCGAACCTGAACAACAGCCGCGCCGCGCTCGACGAAGTCAGCGGCCTGCTGCACACGTTGCGCGAAGCGTGGGAAGGCATCGCTCCCGGTGCGGAGGCGGCGAAGGCGAACGTGATGGCGCCGAACGCGGCGTCGAACGCGGCGTCGAACACGGTCGCGGCCTGA
- a CDS encoding flagellar protein FliT: MSILSAAMVEAAQANDWDRLVALEHEMAAIRVELMRIEADGRQPAEQSEADAARKAALITAMLRNDEEIRRHVEPWLASTRKLLAGAQRDRAVRSAYGASGP; this comes from the coding sequence ATGAGCATTTTGTCGGCCGCCATGGTCGAAGCCGCGCAGGCCAACGACTGGGACCGGCTCGTGGCGCTGGAGCACGAGATGGCTGCGATCCGGGTCGAGCTGATGCGCATTGAAGCGGACGGTCGCCAGCCTGCCGAGCAGAGCGAAGCGGACGCGGCGCGCAAGGCGGCGCTGATCACCGCGATGCTGCGCAATGACGAGGAGATTCGCCGCCACGTCGAGCCGTGGCTCGCCAGCACGCGCAAGCTGCTCGCCGGCGCGCAGCGCGACCGCGCGGTGCGCAGCGCCTACGGCGCCTCCGGCCCGTAA
- a CDS encoding flagellar hook-length control protein FliK: MIPSDLAARLRMLTEASFFDSEPPVSGPARVREIQARLPELAPGQRFTATLQRALPDGTFQAIVAGKHYTLALNHAAKAGDTLELVATQHTAKALFAQLVHAASAQTGADAATRPTLSATGRLIGFLLTGQPASAPATLAGGKPLLDAPPANGAAPLAPALRQALTQSGLFYESHQQQWLGGRIDTAALRHEPQGRYAPEITAGATGATGAATKSAEQPKLSDATAPPNPNPARAAAIPERLMPVVHQQLDALATQHYVWHGQVWPGQNVEWEIDDPQRDRRGDSDGGDVAENWNTTLRLTLPRLGGLEAHLVVSPAGVALRLLADDPATVAALDAARARLDDALAAANLPLTGFAAERRDDD; this comes from the coding sequence ATGATTCCGTCCGATCTCGCCGCCCGGCTGCGCATGCTCACCGAAGCGAGTTTTTTCGACAGCGAGCCGCCGGTCAGCGGGCCGGCGCGAGTGCGCGAAATCCAGGCGCGGCTGCCGGAACTCGCGCCGGGCCAGCGATTCACCGCGACCTTGCAACGCGCGCTGCCGGACGGGACGTTCCAGGCGATCGTCGCCGGCAAGCACTACACGCTGGCGCTGAACCACGCGGCGAAAGCGGGCGACACGCTCGAACTGGTCGCGACGCAACACACCGCGAAAGCGCTGTTCGCGCAGCTTGTGCACGCCGCGTCCGCCCAAACCGGCGCGGACGCGGCAACCCGCCCGACGCTCAGCGCGACCGGGCGGCTGATCGGCTTCCTGCTGACCGGGCAGCCGGCGTCCGCGCCGGCCACGCTCGCCGGCGGCAAGCCGCTGCTCGATGCGCCGCCGGCGAACGGCGCCGCTCCGCTCGCTCCCGCGCTGCGCCAGGCCTTGACGCAAAGCGGCCTGTTCTACGAATCGCACCAGCAGCAGTGGCTCGGCGGCAGGATCGACACCGCGGCGCTGCGGCACGAGCCGCAGGGCCGATACGCGCCGGAAATTACCGCTGGTGCCACCGGTGCCACCGGTGCCGCCACCAAGAGCGCGGAACAGCCGAAGCTCTCCGACGCGACGGCCCCGCCGAATCCGAACCCGGCTCGCGCCGCCGCGATCCCCGAGCGGCTGATGCCGGTCGTGCACCAGCAGCTCGACGCGCTGGCGACACAGCACTACGTCTGGCACGGCCAGGTGTGGCCGGGCCAGAACGTCGAATGGGAAATCGACGACCCGCAGCGCGACCGCCGCGGCGACAGCGACGGCGGCGACGTGGCGGAAAACTGGAACACGACGCTGCGCCTGACGCTGCCGCGGCTCGGCGGGCTTGAAGCGCATCTCGTCGTGTCGCCGGCCGGGGTCGCGTTGCGCTTGCTCGCCGACGACCCCGCAACGGTCGCGGCGCTCGACGCTGCGCGCGCCCGGCTCGACGACGCACTGGCCGCGGCGAACCTGCCGCTCACCGGCTTTGCCGCGGAGCGTCGCGATGACGATTGA
- a CDS encoding EscU/YscU/HrcU family type III secretion system export apparatus switch protein gives MTIEDSPHAPPDLPTNPPTCLSPHPSHQEAVALTYGAGDAAPRVVAKGRGLIAREIIERAREAGVIVHESPELVGLLMQVDLDARIPPELYVAIAELLAWLYGIEQRATISAYPGEAARPPAVL, from the coding sequence ATGACGATTGAAGATTCGCCGCACGCCCCGCCTGATCTGCCCACAAACCCGCCGACGTGTTTGTCACCGCACCCGTCACATCAGGAAGCGGTCGCGCTGACCTACGGCGCCGGTGACGCCGCGCCGCGCGTCGTCGCGAAAGGGCGCGGCCTGATAGCGCGCGAGATCATCGAACGGGCGCGCGAAGCGGGCGTGATCGTGCACGAATCGCCCGAGCTCGTCGGCCTGCTGATGCAGGTCGACCTCGACGCGCGCATCCCGCCCGAACTCTACGTCGCGATCGCCGAGTTGCTGGCGTGGCTGTACGGGATCGAGCAGCGCGCGACCATCTCGGCATATCCGGGGGAAGCCGCGCGACCCCCGGCCGTGCTATAA
- a CDS encoding flagellar brake protein, whose protein sequence is MSDPTESATRPRPLDPEAFSRFAVRDPREIVQLLGALTEKHALITGHLDERTSFITVMLASDGGSAAVVLDAAPEAAINQRLAAGAELVCMTRLDNVRVQFSLSAIEAVRHDGRGALRANLPTSLLRLQRREFFRLAAPRSAPPVCTITQVQPDGRSHVVSVRILDISGGGLAVLVPPQALHFEPGMDFDHCALVLPEGEPLPVRLTVRNLFDIKQPNGTRARRAGCQFVGLSNSVMARLQRYLFKLERERHAQDAE, encoded by the coding sequence ATGAGCGACCCGACCGAAAGCGCGACCCGCCCCCGCCCGCTGGACCCCGAAGCCTTCTCGCGCTTCGCCGTGCGCGACCCGCGCGAAATCGTCCAGCTGCTCGGGGCGCTGACCGAAAAGCACGCGCTGATCACCGGCCATCTCGACGAGCGGACGTCGTTCATCACGGTGATGCTCGCATCGGACGGGGGCAGCGCGGCCGTCGTCCTCGATGCGGCGCCCGAAGCCGCGATCAACCAGCGTCTCGCCGCCGGCGCGGAGCTCGTCTGCATGACCCGGCTCGACAACGTCCGCGTGCAGTTTTCGCTCTCCGCGATCGAAGCGGTCCGCCACGACGGCCGGGGTGCGCTGCGCGCGAACCTGCCGACGAGCCTCCTTCGCCTGCAGCGCCGCGAGTTTTTCCGCCTCGCCGCGCCGCGATCGGCGCCGCCGGTATGCACGATCACGCAAGTCCAGCCGGACGGACGCTCGCATGTGGTGTCGGTGCGGATACTCGACATCAGCGGCGGCGGGCTCGCGGTCCTCGTGCCTCCGCAAGCGCTGCATTTCGAACCCGGCATGGATTTCGACCACTGCGCGTTGGTCCTGCCGGAAGGCGAACCCCTGCCGGTGCGGCTCACGGTGCGCAATCTCTTCGACATCAAGCAGCCGAACGGCACCCGAGCGCGCCGCGCCGGCTGTCAGTTCGTCGGCCTGTCGAACAGCGTCATGGCGCGCCTGCAGCGCTACCTCTTCAAGCTGGAGCGCGAGCGGCACGCGCAGGACGCGGAGTGA
- the fliE gene encoding flagellar hook-basal body complex protein FliE: MDTRGIEQMIGELRSTAQTAAGKPAAQGAQAPGGVDFAEVLQGALKDVSAAQHEARGMAQEFSTGDPNVNLQDVMVNLQKASLSFQQMVQVRNRLVTAYQDIMNMPV; this comes from the coding sequence ATGGATACGCGCGGAATTGAACAGATGATCGGCGAGCTGCGCTCCACGGCGCAGACCGCGGCCGGCAAACCCGCTGCACAAGGCGCGCAGGCGCCCGGCGGCGTCGACTTCGCCGAAGTGCTGCAAGGCGCGCTGAAGGACGTCAGTGCCGCGCAGCACGAAGCGCGCGGCATGGCGCAGGAATTTTCCACCGGTGACCCGAACGTTAATCTGCAGGACGTGATGGTGAACCTGCAGAAAGCGAGCCTGTCGTTCCAGCAGATGGTGCAGGTGCGCAACCGGCTTGTCACCGCGTATCAGGACATCATGAACATGCCGGTGTGA
- a CDS encoding sigma-54 dependent transcriptional regulator, with protein sequence MTEQLHILVVEDDAALRDAVCLTLEIGGHRVTGVDGGAGALHEIGRQVFHLVVSDLRMQPMDGLQLLAELRARLPQLPVLLMTAYGDVDKAVAAMRGGACDFLMKPFEPDVLLAHVRRYAATPPSADDTIAEDWRTRNLLALAARVADTDATVLLTGESGTGKEVFARYIHARSARRDGPFVAINCAAIPENLLEATLFGYEKGAFTGAQAAQPGKFEQAQDGTILLDEISEMPLALQAKLLRVLQEREVERVGGRKPVGLDIRVLATSNRDIAAEVAAGRFREDLYYRLNVFPLAIPGLRERPADIVPLARHFLARHAARLGRSAHLLANAESLLARHAWPGNVRELENTMQRALILASRDTIGADVVHLCLPHWTAARSAGESGPDSASCVSAFLPAGLSPVIGSLASTAARVPLDPPRPANMKDLEREHILATLREHGGSRKRAVEKLGISERTLRYKLQQYRDGGHEV encoded by the coding sequence ATGACCGAGCAGCTCCACATCCTCGTCGTCGAGGACGATGCCGCGCTGCGCGATGCCGTGTGTCTCACGCTCGAAATCGGCGGCCACCGCGTCACCGGCGTCGACGGCGGCGCCGGCGCGCTGCACGAGATTGGCCGGCAGGTGTTCCACCTCGTCGTCAGCGACCTGCGCATGCAGCCGATGGACGGCCTGCAGCTGCTCGCCGAACTGCGCGCCCGCCTGCCGCAGCTGCCGGTGCTGCTGATGACCGCGTACGGCGACGTCGACAAGGCGGTCGCCGCGATGCGCGGCGGCGCGTGCGATTTCCTGATGAAGCCGTTCGAGCCGGACGTGCTGCTGGCGCACGTGCGCCGCTACGCCGCGACGCCGCCGTCGGCCGACGACACGATCGCGGAGGACTGGCGCACCCGCAACCTGCTCGCGCTCGCCGCGCGCGTCGCCGACACCGACGCGACGGTGCTGCTGACCGGCGAATCCGGCACCGGCAAGGAGGTGTTCGCGCGCTACATCCACGCCCGTTCGGCGCGCCGCGACGGTCCGTTCGTCGCGATCAACTGCGCGGCGATTCCCGAGAACCTGCTCGAAGCGACGCTGTTCGGCTACGAAAAAGGCGCTTTCACCGGCGCACAGGCGGCGCAGCCGGGCAAGTTCGAGCAGGCGCAGGACGGCACGATCCTGCTCGACGAAATCTCCGAGATGCCGCTCGCGCTGCAGGCGAAGCTGCTGCGGGTGCTGCAGGAGCGCGAAGTCGAGCGCGTCGGCGGCAGGAAACCCGTCGGGCTCGACATCCGCGTGCTGGCGACGAGCAACCGCGACATCGCGGCGGAAGTCGCGGCGGGGCGCTTCAGGGAAGACCTGTATTACCGCCTCAACGTGTTCCCGCTCGCGATCCCCGGCCTGCGCGAACGGCCCGCCGACATCGTGCCGCTGGCCCGGCACTTCCTCGCGCGCCACGCCGCGCGGCTCGGGCGCAGCGCGCATCTGCTCGCCAACGCCGAATCCCTGCTCGCGCGCCACGCGTGGCCGGGCAACGTGCGAGAACTGGAAAATACGATGCAGCGTGCGCTGATCCTCGCCAGTCGCGACACGATCGGCGCCGACGTCGTGCATCTTTGCCTGCCGCACTGGACGGCCGCACGCAGCGCCGGGGAAAGCGGGCCGGACAGCGCGTCCTGCGTGTCCGCCTTCCTGCCGGCAGGGCTTTCCCCCGTCATCGGCAGCCTTGCGAGCACCGCTGCGCGAGTCCCGCTCGATCCGCCGCGGCCCGCAAACATGAAGGACCTCGAACGCGAGCACATCCTCGCGACGCTGCGCGAGCATGGCGGCTCGCGCAAGCGGGCGGTCGAGAAGCTTGGCATCTCGGAGCGGACCCTGCGCTACAAGCTGCAGCAATACCGCGACGGCGGGCACGAAGTGTGA
- a CDS encoding HAMP domain-containing histidine kinase: MPAESCVPASPSAAQRLDAAQLAEAFALFSRASEELSTAYNALQGQVSQLTERLDVLLGALPAGVVMLDRTGRIVQFNRAAENLLGGGLAGERWDAVACRFGDTGTPGERTVGSEPGARRVSLSDTALESGEGRIVLLHDVTDTHRMRLQAERSERLAAMGEMVAGLAHQLRTPLAAALLYTGNLRQPELAPADRAKVAERAIERLRHLERLIGDMLLFARGDSLGRERFGVCELVGEVAHTLEPLARARQLSFTSRCDCGELTLLGDRKALGGALTNLIENAIHATGAGGAVSLCAVRDGESVKLCVADSGRGIEPARHGRVFEPFFTTRAEGTGLGLAIARGVARGHGGDIAFESTPGKGSLFTLSLPLLRADDSSAPALQAAVKETS; the protein is encoded by the coding sequence ATGCCCGCCGAATCCTGCGTGCCCGCGTCGCCGAGCGCCGCCCAGCGCCTCGACGCAGCGCAGCTCGCCGAAGCGTTCGCGCTGTTTTCGCGTGCTTCCGAAGAGCTGTCGACGGCCTACAACGCATTGCAGGGGCAAGTGTCGCAGCTCACCGAGCGGCTCGACGTGCTGCTCGGCGCGCTGCCGGCCGGCGTCGTGATGCTCGACCGAACCGGGCGCATCGTGCAGTTCAACCGCGCCGCCGAAAACCTCCTCGGGGGCGGGCTCGCCGGCGAGCGGTGGGACGCGGTCGCCTGCCGCTTCGGCGACACCGGCACGCCGGGCGAACGGACGGTCGGCAGCGAGCCGGGCGCGCGCCGCGTGTCGCTGTCCGACACCGCGCTCGAATCCGGCGAAGGCCGCATCGTGCTGCTCCACGACGTCACCGACACGCACCGCATGCGCCTGCAGGCCGAGCGCAGCGAGCGGCTCGCGGCGATGGGCGAGATGGTCGCCGGGCTCGCGCACCAGTTGCGCACGCCGCTCGCCGCCGCGCTGCTCTACACCGGCAACCTGCGCCAGCCCGAGCTGGCGCCCGCCGACCGCGCGAAAGTCGCCGAGCGGGCGATCGAGCGACTGCGCCACCTCGAGCGGCTCATCGGCGACATGCTGCTGTTCGCGCGCGGCGACAGCCTCGGCCGCGAACGTTTCGGCGTCTGCGAGCTGGTCGGCGAAGTCGCGCATACGCTGGAGCCGCTCGCGCGGGCGCGGCAGCTGTCGTTCACGTCGCGCTGCGACTGCGGCGAGCTGACGCTGCTCGGCGATCGCAAGGCGCTCGGCGGGGCGCTGACGAACCTCATCGAGAACGCGATCCACGCGACCGGCGCCGGAGGTGCAGTGTCGCTTTGCGCAGTGCGCGACGGCGAATCCGTGAAGTTGTGCGTCGCCGACAGCGGGCGCGGCATCGAACCCGCGCGCCACGGCCGCGTGTTCGAGCCGTTCTTCACGACGCGCGCCGAAGGCACCGGACTGGGGTTGGCGATCGCGCGCGGCGTCGCGCGGGGCCACGGTGGCGACATCGCGTTCGAATCGACGCCGGGCAAGGGCTCGCTGTTCACGCTCAGCCTGCCGCTGCTGCGCGCGGACGACAGCAGCGCGCCGGCCTTGCAGGCAGCCGTGAAGGAAACGTCATGA
- the fliF gene encoding flagellar M-ring protein FliF produces MSTGVTAVARETLPAPQQVLQRFNELGQRQKLAAAAAVAFAIAVVVGVWLWSRAPEYAVLFSNLEERDGGAIVAALQQQNVPYRFSPGGGAILIPSQMVHDVRLRLAAQGLPKGGLVGFELMENQKLGVSQFHEQVNFQRALEGELARTIQAIASVASARVHLAIPKQSGFLRDEQKPTASVMVNLHPGRTMDTAQIAGVVHLIASSVPQLSNERVSVIDQSGTLLTTRADPLRDAGLDATQLSYVREVEASYIRRIEAILTPIVGAANFKAQVTADVDFNQVEQTAETYKPNPSAEQAIRSQQSSEQETRQPGAQGVPGALTNQPPAPATAPITNPALPGAANAAGAPLNSNRSSTLNYELDRTIQHTRQALGQVRRLSVAVVVNHRGETLPNGQTRTVALTDDEIARLTNLVREAMGYSQARGDSLNVSNAPFAAPPEEAEAALPMWKDPAMIDLGKELLKYAALLAAVGFVYFGVIRPLLRSVAPPPREIEAIVDEEDDEHALLSLSAGPRLASFDEKLIRAKELAQSDPKVVANLIKEWMGANDESKK; encoded by the coding sequence ATGTCTACCGGCGTCACCGCCGTCGCGCGGGAAACGCTGCCGGCACCGCAGCAGGTGTTGCAGCGCTTCAACGAACTCGGTCAGCGCCAGAAGCTCGCGGCAGCGGCGGCCGTCGCGTTTGCGATCGCGGTCGTCGTCGGCGTGTGGCTGTGGAGCCGCGCCCCCGAGTACGCGGTGCTGTTCTCGAACCTCGAGGAACGCGACGGCGGCGCGATCGTCGCCGCGCTGCAGCAGCAGAACGTGCCGTACCGGTTTTCTCCGGGCGGCGGCGCGATCCTGATCCCGTCGCAGATGGTCCATGACGTACGCCTGCGGCTCGCGGCGCAGGGCTTGCCCAAAGGCGGCCTGGTCGGTTTCGAGCTGATGGAAAACCAGAAGCTCGGCGTGTCGCAGTTCCACGAACAGGTGAATTTCCAGCGCGCCCTCGAAGGCGAGCTGGCCCGCACGATCCAGGCGATCGCGTCGGTCGCGTCCGCGCGCGTGCACCTGGCGATTCCGAAACAGTCCGGGTTCCTGCGCGACGAGCAGAAACCGACTGCTTCGGTGATGGTGAACCTGCACCCGGGACGCACGATGGACACGGCACAGATCGCCGGCGTCGTGCACCTGATCGCATCGAGCGTGCCGCAGCTCTCGAACGAGCGCGTCAGCGTCATCGACCAGAGCGGCACGCTGCTGACGACGCGCGCCGACCCGCTGCGCGACGCCGGGCTCGACGCGACGCAGTTGAGCTACGTGCGCGAAGTCGAGGCGAGCTACATCCGCCGCATCGAGGCGATCCTGACGCCGATCGTCGGCGCCGCGAATTTCAAGGCGCAGGTCACGGCCGACGTCGATTTCAATCAGGTCGAACAGACCGCGGAGACGTACAAGCCGAACCCCTCGGCCGAACAGGCGATCCGCAGCCAGCAAAGCAGCGAACAGGAAACGCGCCAGCCGGGGGCGCAAGGCGTGCCGGGCGCGCTGACGAACCAGCCGCCCGCCCCGGCGACCGCCCCGATCACGAATCCCGCGTTGCCCGGCGCCGCAAACGCCGCCGGAGCGCCGCTCAACAGCAACCGTTCCTCGACGCTGAACTACGAGCTCGACCGCACGATCCAGCACACGCGCCAGGCGCTCGGCCAGGTCCGGCGGCTGTCGGTCGCGGTCGTCGTCAATCATCGCGGCGAGACGTTGCCGAACGGCCAAACGCGCACCGTGGCGCTGACGGACGACGAGATCGCGCGTCTGACGAACCTCGTGCGCGAAGCGATGGGCTACAGTCAGGCGCGCGGCGACAGCCTGAACGTGTCGAACGCGCCGTTCGCCGCGCCGCCGGAAGAAGCCGAAGCGGCACTGCCGATGTGGAAGGATCCCGCGATGATCGACCTCGGCAAGGAGCTGCTGAAATACGCGGCGCTCCTCGCCGCGGTCGGATTCGTGTACTTCGGCGTGATCCGGCCGCTGCTGCGCAGCGTCGCACCTCCTCCGAGAGAGATCGAGGCGATCGTCGACGAAGAAGACGACGAGCACGCGCTGCTGAGCCTCTCCGCAGGTCCGCGGCTCGCGAGTTTCGACGAGAAACTCATCCGCGCGAAGGAGCTCGCCCAGTCCGATCCGAAAGTGGTTGCGAACCTGATCAAGGAATGGATGGGTGCGAACGATGAGAGCAAGAAATGA
- the fliG gene encoding flagellar motor switch protein FliG has product MNTPDEGLAKSATLLLALGADHAAEVLKLLGPKEVQKLGTAMASLPSQQRTRVEAVLDQLDEHRLKGAPVEADEEQIRAMLTKALGDERAGHIIARVLQGSDTAGIESLKWMDPLTAADLIKNEHPQIIATILVHLEFDQAGEILKQFPDRLRNDVILRIATLDGVQPTALKELNEALGRMLSGASAVKKASMGGVRHAAEILNFVGVGAETAVLDNVREYDPDLAQKILDEMFVFENIMDIDDRGVQALLREVQSDSLITALKGAAPELREKIFRNMSQRAAEMLREDLESKGPVRLSEVEAEQKEILKVVRRLAEEGQIVLGGKGGDDAFV; this is encoded by the coding sequence ATGAACACTCCTGACGAAGGACTCGCAAAAAGTGCGACGCTGCTGCTCGCGCTGGGAGCGGACCACGCCGCCGAAGTGCTCAAGCTGCTCGGCCCGAAGGAAGTGCAGAAGCTCGGCACCGCGATGGCGAGCCTGCCCTCGCAGCAGCGCACGCGCGTCGAAGCGGTGCTCGACCAACTCGACGAACACCGCCTCAAGGGCGCGCCAGTCGAAGCCGACGAGGAGCAGATCCGCGCGATGCTGACCAAGGCGCTCGGCGACGAACGTGCCGGCCACATCATCGCCCGCGTGCTGCAGGGGTCGGACACCGCCGGCATCGAGAGTCTCAAATGGATGGACCCACTCACGGCCGCCGACCTGATCAAGAACGAGCATCCGCAGATCATCGCGACGATCCTCGTGCACCTCGAATTCGACCAGGCGGGCGAGATCCTGAAGCAGTTTCCCGACCGCCTGCGCAATGACGTGATCCTGCGCATCGCAACCCTCGACGGCGTCCAGCCGACGGCGCTGAAGGAGCTCAACGAAGCGCTCGGCCGCATGCTGTCAGGCGCTTCGGCAGTCAAGAAGGCGTCGATGGGCGGCGTGCGCCATGCCGCCGAGATCCTGAACTTCGTCGGTGTCGGCGCGGAAACCGCGGTGCTCGACAACGTGCGCGAATACGATCCGGACCTCGCGCAGAAGATCCTCGACGAGATGTTCGTGTTCGAGAACATCATGGACATCGACGACCGCGGCGTGCAGGCGCTGCTGCGCGAAGTGCAGTCGGACTCGCTGATCACCGCGTTGAAAGGCGCGGCGCCCGAGCTGCGCGAGAAAATCTTCCGGAACATGTCGCAGCGCGCGGCCGAAATGCTGCGCGAAGACCTCGAGTCGAAAGGTCCGGTGCGCCTGTCCGAAGTCGAGGCCGAGCAGAAAGAGATCCTCAAGGTCGTCCGTCGCCTCGCCGAGGAAGGCCAGATCGTGCTCGGCGGCAAAGGGGGCGACGATGCGTTCGTGTAG